In Humulus lupulus chromosome 6, drHumLupu1.1, whole genome shotgun sequence, a single genomic region encodes these proteins:
- the LOC133783192 gene encoding pentatricopeptide repeat-containing protein At2g18940, chloroplastic-like, translating to MEGSLFPSRPVYPTPSNKPTQPNFPPWKLNPTTAQPPPPPPPPTQSPSPSSFPIDSLLQHLLHLSSSPKTPHTVKPVKPHHFSNAHLRSLKLSVDSTQKQLENGGYEKPTSVLVSQLEEDEEEGRLETGFLEFLTTKDIIECLYCVDDIEIVGGGWQKETSKF from the exons ATGGAGGGTTCCCTCTTCCCCTCAAGACCTGTATATCCCACCCCTTCAAATAAACCAACCCAACCAAACTTCCCGCCATGGAAGCTCAATCCAACAACAGCCCAACctccacctccaccacctcctcctacTCAATCCCCATCTCCATCCTCATTCCCCATTGATTCTCTCCTCCAACACCTTCTACACCTTTCTTCGTCTCCAAAAACTCCTCACACTGTTAAACCTGTGAAGCCACATCATTTCAGCAATGCCCATTTGCGTTCTCTTAAACTTTCGGTTGATTCTACTCAGAAACAGCTTGAAAATGGCGGTTACGAAAAACCCACATCGGTTTTAGTCTCTCAGCTGGAGGAGGACGAAGAAGAAGGTCGTTTGGAAACTGGGTTCCTTGAGTTTCTCACAACAAAGG ATATTATCGAATGTTTATATTGTGTGGATGATATTGAGATTGTTGGAGGTGGTTGGCAAAAAGAGACATCAAAGTTTTAA
- the LOC133786019 gene encoding receptor like protein 22-like has protein sequence MDLFSWLYSLIILFFFFFVTSLSSPSPPPLCHPHESSALLNFRNSFTFYNNTWFCMEEYGINNPNNTISWNKNMDCCRWSGVTCDEVTAHVIRLDLTCSGLQGILHSNNSLFSLAHLQSLILSYNYFTGQVPLELSHFSNLVTLDLRRNYDLKLETSSWKRTLANLTNLRELFLRYVDMSSTSPDSFMNLSTSLTSLDLSNSDLQGKLPENVLSLPNLQQLDLSYNPNLNGSFLQYNWSSPLKVLNLSESGVVIDLPHLCRKFKYLHILSLRSYNFLKLSPTLLDNCTQITSLDLYSYYYIGGYIPWSSILNLQQLTYLDLSGNNFIGPIPEICSNSTKNSFSCVSSKHQLVGSPPLNLKSLYLYENELNGTIPSWLYSLPSLQYLDLGSNKFSGSIQEFQHNSLEHLSLSSNKLQGSFPRSIFQQVNLTDLYISSNNLSDVLQFDQFSKLKKLQTLSLSNNSLSLVSNSKNKDTLPNTLSYLFLSSCGISEFPYSLRSLENLIYLDLSNNQIEGSVPQWLWNVGKYSLFSLDISHNSLTQIDHIPWKNLAIINLGSNRLQGHLPIPPPYTSFFSISNNTLDGEISHLICNLSGLQLLDLSNNNLSGNIPPCLGNSSLFVLDLHKNKLHGIIPSHFPKGNHLQVLNLNENQLEGSLPKSLLNCKWLEFLDIGNNKINGSFPWWLESFSYLQVLILRSNRFQGPIGNPKVRHPFHNLRIMDLSGNEFTGHLPQKYFKNFLGMMNATSHYLSYMQANLPGGNYYEISSLTIKGYYAELEKIQTMLIVIDFSRNNFTGEIPELLGKLNSLKGLNFSHNKISDSIPPSLGNLTNLEWLDLSSNKLVGKIPSQLAANLNQLQFLNLSVNELDGLIPRSRQFDTFTNDSYKKNLGLCGFPISESCNETTTHQFQQEDDEEHVNGFDWKIVLMGFGSGMVIGISMGYMFLSDKIIDGLVKTVKGE, from the coding sequence ATGGATCTGTTTTCATGGCTCTACTCTCTCAtcattctcttttttttcttctttgttacTTCTTTGTCTTCTCCTTCTCCACCTCCATTGTGCCATCCCCATGAAAGCTCTGCGTTGCTCAACTTCAGAAATTCTTTCACCTTCTATAACAATACATGGTTCTGTATGGAGGAATATGGGATTAATAATCCTAATAATACAATTTCATGGAACAAAAACATGGACTGCTGCAGATGGAGTGGAGTCACATGTGATGAGGTCACAGCTCATGTCATCCGTCTTGACCTTACATGCAGTGGCCTTCAAGGCATTCTTCACTCCAACAACTCTCTTTTCTCTCTTGCTCATCTCCAATCTCTTATTCTCTCTTATAATTATTTCACTGGCCAAGTTCCTCTCGAATTGTCTCACTTTTCCAACTTGGTTACACTTGACTTGAGAAGGAATTATGATTTGAAACTAGAGACATCTAGCTGGAAAAGAACTCTAGCAAACCTAACAAATCTCAGAGAATTGTTTCTTAGATATGTTGATATGTCTTCTACTTCACCTGATTCATTTATGAATCTGTCAACTTCTTTGACATCTCTTGATCTTAGTAACAGTGATTTGCAGGGGAAACTTCCAGAAAATGTTCTCAGTTTGCCAAACCTTCAACAACTTGATTTGAGTTACAACCCAAATCTCAATGGTTCTTTTCTACAATATAATTGGAGCAGCCCACTTAAAGTATTGAATCTTTCTGAATCTGGAGTCGTGATAGATCTACCTCATCTTTGTAgaaagtttaagtatttacataTTTTGTCTCTAAGGAGTTACAATTTCTTAAAACTTTCTCCCACGTTGCTTGACAACTGCACACAAATCACTTCCTTAGACCtttattcttattattatatTGGTGGTTATATCCCATGGTCATCCATTTTAAATCTACAACAACTAACCTATTTGGATCTTTCAGGGAATAATTTCATAGGCCCAATTCCAGAAATTTGTAGCAACTCAACAAAAAATTCATTTTCGTGTGTCTCTTCAAAACATCAATTAGTGGGTTCTCCTCCATTGAATTTAAAATCTCtatatttatatgaaaatgaGCTTAATGGGACAATACCATCTTGGTTATATTCCCTTCCATCTTTACAATATTTAGATCTAGGTTCCAACAAATTCAGTGGTAGCATTCAGGAATTCCAACATAATTCTTTGGAGCATCTTTCTTTATCTTCAAATAAATTACAAGGCTCTTTCCCAAGATCAATTTTTCAGCAAGTCAATCTCACGGATTTGTATATTTCCTCAAATAACTTGAGTGACGTCTTGCAGTTTGACCAGTTTTCAAAGTTAAAAAAGCTCCAAACTCTTTCTCTTTCTAATAATAGCTTATCACTGGTATCTAACAGTAAGAATAAAGATACTTTGCCCAATActctttcttatttatttttgtcTTCATGTGGTATAAGTGAGTTCCCGTACTCCTTAAGAAGCTTAGAAAACTTAATATACTTGGATCTCTCCAACAATCAAATTGAAGGCAGTGTTCCCCAATGGCTGTGGAATGTGGGTAAGTATTCATTGTTTTCTCTAGATATTTCTCACAACTCTTTAACGCAAATAGATCATATTCCATGGAAGAATCTAGCAATCATTAACCTCGGCTCCAACCGACTTCAAGGTCATCTTCCAATCCCACCACCTTATACATCTTTTTTTTCAATCTCAAACAATACATTGGATGGGGAAATATCACATTTGATTTGCAATCTCAGTGGGCTTCAACTCCTTGATTTGTCAAATAACAATTTGAGTGGGAACATTCCTCCATGCTTAGGAAATTCAAGTCTCTTTGTGCTAGATTTGCACAAGAATAAGCTTCATGGCATCATTCCTTCACATTTTCCAAAGGGAAACCACCTACAGGTTTTGAATCTCAACGAAAATCAATTGGAAGGGTCCTTACCAAAGTCTTTGCTCAATTGTAAATGGTTGGAATTTTTGGATATTGGAAACAACAAGATAAATGGATCATTTCCTTGGTGGTTGGAATCTTTTTCGTATCTCCAAGTTCTTATCTTGAGATCTAATAGATTTCAAGGTCCAATAGGCAATCCCAAGGTGAGACATCCCTTTCACAATTTGAGAATTATGGATCTCTCTGGCAATGAATTCACTGGTCATTTGCCGCAAAagtattttaagaattttttggGAATGATGAATGCTACTTCACATTACTTGAGCTACATGCAAGCAAATTTACCTGGTGGTAACTATTACGAAATCAGTTCGTtgacaataaagggatattatgCTGAGTTGGAGAAAATCCAAACCATGCTTATAGTCATTGACTTCTCAAGAAATAACTTCACAGGAGAGATCCCAGAATTACTTGGTAAGCTCAACTCACTCAAAGGGCTCAATTTTTCACATAACAAGATCTCTGATAGTATTCCACCATCTTTGGGAAATTTGACCAATCTAGAATGGTTAGATCTCTCCTCAAACAAGCTTGTGGGGAAGATTCCATCGCAATTGGCAGCAAATCTAAATCAACTCCAATTTTTAAATCTTTCTGTGAACGAATTGGATGGGCTTATACCTCGCAGTCGACAATTTGATACATTCACAAATGATTCATACAAAAAGAATTTGGGCTTATGTGGGTTTCCAATTTCAGAATCATGCAACGAGACCACCACACACCAATTTCAGCAAGAAGACGATGAGGAACATGTGAATGGATTTGATTGGAAAATTGTGTTAATGGGATTTGGAAGTGGAATGGTTATTGGAATTTCGATGGGATACATGTTCCTTTCAGATAAAATCATTGATGGGCTTGTCAAAACAGTGAAAGGAGAATAA